A genomic stretch from Merismopedia glauca CCAP 1448/3 includes:
- a CDS encoding glycosyltransferase, whose protein sequence is MRIALFTETFLPKIDGIVTRLKHTVEHLQRQGNQVLVFSPDGGLREYKGAKIHGVAAFPFPLYPELKLAVPRPSIGKALEKFRPDLIHVVNPACLGVAGIYYAKTLDIPLLASYHTHLPKYLHHYGLGMLEGVLWELLKVGHNQALLNLCTSTAIMEELSSHGIERVDLWQKGVDTEMFQPHLASAKMRSHLTQGHPDSPLLLYVGRLGAEKEIEKIKPVLESIPNARLALVGNGPHREALKEYFAGTPTYFVGYLQGLELASAYASADAFIFPSRTETLGLVLLEAMAAGCPVIAARSGGIPDIVTDGVNGFLFDPDDQNGALKATERLLQDPDRKETLRQAARQEAECWGWAAATRQLMGYYQKAIASGSISLAA, encoded by the coding sequence ATGCGTATTGCCCTATTTACAGAAACATTCCTACCAAAAATTGATGGTATTGTTACCCGTTTAAAACATACGGTAGAACATCTGCAACGCCAAGGAAATCAAGTTTTAGTCTTCTCTCCAGATGGTGGATTGAGAGAGTATAAAGGGGCCAAAATTCACGGAGTTGCAGCTTTTCCATTTCCTTTATATCCTGAATTAAAATTAGCAGTACCCAGACCATCAATTGGTAAAGCTTTAGAAAAATTTCGCCCAGACTTGATTCACGTAGTTAATCCAGCTTGCTTGGGAGTAGCAGGAATTTATTATGCCAAAACTCTAGATATTCCCTTATTAGCTTCTTACCATACCCATTTACCCAAATATTTGCACCACTACGGCTTGGGAATGCTAGAAGGGGTTTTGTGGGAATTATTGAAAGTAGGACACAATCAGGCTTTATTAAACCTGTGTACCTCCACCGCTATAATGGAGGAATTAAGCAGTCATGGGATAGAAAGAGTAGATTTGTGGCAAAAGGGTGTCGATACAGAAATGTTTCAACCGCACCTAGCTTCGGCTAAAATGCGATCGCACCTCACCCAAGGTCATCCCGATAGTCCTTTACTCCTCTACGTCGGGCGTTTGGGTGCAGAGAAAGAAATCGAAAAGATCAAGCCCGTCCTCGAATCCATCCCCAATGCTAGGCTAGCCTTAGTGGGAAATGGCCCCCATCGGGAAGCCTTGAAAGAATACTTCGCTGGAACCCCCACCTACTTCGTGGGTTACCTGCAAGGGTTAGAATTAGCCTCAGCTTACGCTTCTGCTGATGCCTTTATTTTCCCTTCTCGCACCGAAACCCTGGGATTAGTCTTGTTAGAGGCAATGGCGGCTGGTTGTCCCGTAATAGCGGCTCGTTCTGGCGGCATCCCCGATATTGTAACCGATGGAGTCAACGGATTTTTGTTCGATCCAGACGACCAAAATGGGGCTTTAAAGGCTACTGAAAGACTTTTACAAGATCCAGATCGAAAAGAAACCTTACGTCAAGCAGCGCGCCAGGAAGCCGAATGCTGGGGTTGGGCGGCGGC